AGGATGTAGAAATCCTTTCAAAAATAGATGACAGGGTTGTTGCAGCAAGACAGGGAAATGTTCTTGCCCTTGCTTTTCATCCTGAACTAACGGATGACTTGCGCGTTCACCAGTATTTCCTTGATATGGTTAAAGGCAATTAATTCCCGGGATCATAAAGGTAATATATTGCGCTTGTAAATCCCTTTAACAAACTGAGGTTTTAATAATGGTAAAATTAACTGAAGAAATGAAAGACGGTTTCTCTAAAGTAAAGATTTTTCCTTTTGCCACAGCATCTAAAGATGGCGTTCCAAATGTAATTCCAATTGGAATGTGTCAGCTTGTAGACGATGAAACAATCTGGGTTACGGATAATTACTTCCTCAAGACCCGGGAGAATCTTGAAGAAAATCCGAAGGCTTCTATTTTTGTCTGGGGTCCTGAGGTTGGTGGATGTTTCCAGATCAAAGGAGATGCTGAAATTAAAACCGAGGGTGAAGACTATGAAAAAGCCCATGCAATGGCCAAATCAAGGAACGACAAACTCCCTGCCAAAGCTCTCATTGTGCTGAAAATAAACTCTGTTTATGAGTGCAAATCCGGTGCAGATGCAGGAAAACAGATTCTCTGATAATCATTTTACAAGAGTTGATTTTTCCAGGTAATACTGAAAAAGGTCATCTCCCCATTTTAAGGCCCTTTTATCTTTGGAATGAAGGACAGAAAGGTCATACGTTTTTTTATCTGTAAAGAGGGAAACCAATACAAATCTGTCCGTACAGATTATGGTGGAAAGGCCACTTTCGTTATCATAAATATATAAATTTGAAT
The window above is part of the Methanohalophilus levihalophilus genome. Proteins encoded here:
- a CDS encoding pyridoxamine 5'-phosphate oxidase family protein, whose product is MVKLTEEMKDGFSKVKIFPFATASKDGVPNVIPIGMCQLVDDETIWVTDNYFLKTRENLEENPKASIFVWGPEVGGCFQIKGDAEIKTEGEDYEKAHAMAKSRNDKLPAKALIVLKINSVYECKSGADAGKQIL